A genomic stretch from Engraulis encrasicolus isolate BLACKSEA-1 chromosome 12, IST_EnEncr_1.0, whole genome shotgun sequence includes:
- the rpgrb gene encoding LOW QUALITY PROTEIN: retinitis pigmentosa GTPase regulator b (The sequence of the model RefSeq protein was modified relative to this genomic sequence to represent the inferred CDS: deleted 1 base in 1 codon) gives MAGETEDDIPESGAVFTFGKSKFADNVPSRFWLKNDTPFRICCGDEHTALITEKGKLFMFGSNNWGQLGFGTKTAVTKPTCVKALKTEKVKLAACGRNHTLVYTTQGNIYATGGNSEGQLGLGDYEERSSFELVDFLSKKGAVKMLAAGSNTSAALLQNGSLYVWGDNSEGQIGLGKESNATTPQKLHVGRPVAWVSCGYYHSALVTVDGELYTFGEKDSGKLGLPTNKLANHRVPQLVEGIADRVLQVACGGGHTVALTEDALYTFGLGQFGQLGHGTFVFEARLPRTVDHFRKGRVLHVACGENHTAVITECGLLYTFGDGRHGKLGLGEENFTNQFKPTLCPRFLNYNVEAVTCGGCHMLVFATSRAAGGVEELVMEEDDVTEDMWERPYTELLGDTLGSTALQRSLSARVRRRERERSPEQFGPLFRTLPPVTLAPLNSSISLPVPSHTLPPRLQPSDLEKHNQLNRGRAKKSSLSTRLGKVKKEKSQEKESLPAETSEDTESVKDLGDTTDILNVTHMMQMDPSDQSLTLSPMQKRKVKLVKRRGKASPHDQSESSPERRDGTTPKRALSRQLLKTASSRSLLSEGSGGKPSRHKVPHTRSSEKENVLQPSVAQYRTGKEVGRGKRPEQVVMGQKSASELPRSPAAAHAKQAKLRSQLLEMAKLVSSSSAKSMARAAKTGRDFSQDSYEESGSHASVKEHVKLPKDKSQLVKKKKSAAEEPTGRFIRDLLQSDPAYVKSKSSELKETHKAKDAHKAKDKPKSRDIPIDKGMPKTKEVPKISVMKAKSSTEGVKAKEAKEAKSKPLVVQSKSAESKARQAELIPKSPKKTKEDAKGDESPRLKSKPDQLQISSPLSESPKRGRKTKAAESKGPLMVVEAVDGSGMEKTQSSPHGKPKRSGQPRPTPSPTGTLSAVSSFTQDLDVGTTAAAAAAAGLAVGAAGSQLLRSRRGGSPASSSSTQHSPQRRPSRERFTKQKAVSSASSRSEEEEEEEEGREESTTTTSKRGRRTAGRSEEEESTTTTSKRGRGRTAGRSEEEDESTTTTSRRARGKTVKSEEEDESTTTTSKPGRRTAVSVNTKDKRKTKGSSRQDEDEDEDEDDSTHVSKKRVKAARSRRDESQDETERTRSDRTESQTRVAVSDDDDEDDDDDDATLGDVTDAEEEEEEGSRSATASQEGEGETATEEKSESASAQDDEEEEDEKSESDEVEGEEDEGDDSKNDDEEEEEEGEETSSKLSESEEESKSQSASETGSQEDKSGSEEAEEESQNEEEEDEEGEEATSEAESEGEEEGSEASESEAEGESGEEEEDEEEDEEGSSAQEDQSEEEEDEDDSEDKESEAEEEEEEEEAESEAEEEEEEEGEDEDEGEEEEEEESGEEEEEEEGEEEENDKDSSTAASDEEEEEEEEEEEEEEQPKPKKTNLKSSRRLPNLQKQTPKPEQNRPGPGCPPLQLREQAAEASQEEICEVEEINQEDDEEEEEEEEEEEEDDQEKEDQEDEGVEEMEGSQDEEEEEEEHEKEGEVKEESNTNAESHDDADPGSSHDVSAPQEEVAKEETVPDGALTEKVEEDKGDLPSETATDPDASKETVKEEKPKGIFGSNRTRSLFKRLPSSRPSQQQQQQSEVKVEGGSSEDTTTTTSLGNKTVEGSSVSESSAADTSHSLSSDTQPGKRGPAGSRSHSATCALL, from the exons ATGGCTGGAGAGACAGAGGACGACATACCTG AATCGGGCGCTGTATTCACCTTCGGGAAAAGTAAATTTGCAGACAACGTTCCCAGTCGATTTTGGCTCAAGAATGACACCCCCTTTAGAATATGTTGTGGAGACGAGCACACAGCACTCATCACAG AAAAAGGAAAGCTCTTCATGTTTGGGAGTAATAATTGGGGACAGCTCGGGTTTGGAACGAAGACCGCTGTGACCAAGCCCACTTGTGTGAAAG CTTTGAAGACAGAGAAAGTTAAGCTGGCTGCATGTGGGAGGAATCACACCCTCGTTTACacaa CTCAGGGTAACATCTATGCAACCGGTGGTAACAGTGAGGGGCAGCTGGGCCTTGGGGACTATGAGGAGAGGAGCTCCTTTGAGCTGGTGGACTTCCTGTCCAAGAAGGGAGCGGTCAAGATGCTCGCTGCAGGCTCCAACACCTCAGCTGCTCTCCTAC AGAATGGCTCCCTGTATGTGTGGGGTGACAACTCAGAGGGCCAGATCGGCTTGGGGAAAGAGAGCAATGCCACAACGCCACAGAAACTCCATGTTGGACGGCCAGTTGCCTGGGTCTCCTGTGGATACTACCACTCTGCCTTAGTCACTG TTGACGGGGAGCTGTACACGTTTGGCGAGAAGGACAGCGGGAAGCTGGGTCTGCCCACCAACAAGCTGGCCAACCACCGGGTACCGCAGCTGGTGGAGGGCATCGCGGACCGGGTACTGCAGGTGGCGTGCGGTGGAGGACACACCGTGGCACTTACAG AGGATGCACTCTACACATTTGGCTTGGGCCAGTTCGGGCAGCTTGGGCACGGCACGTTTGTCTTCGAGGCCCGGTTACCACGCACAGTAGACCACTTCCGCAAGGGCCGGGTCTTACACGTAGCCTGTGGGGAGAACCACACAGCTGTGATCACTG AATGTGGACTTTTGTATACGTTTGGAGATGGTCGCCATGGGAAGCTAGGACTGGGAGAGGAGAACTTCACGAACCAGTTCAAGCCCACGCTATGTCCCCGATTCCTCAACTACAACGTTGAGGCT GTGACATGTGGAGGGTGTCACATGCTGGTGTTTGCCACGTCCCGGGCGGCGGGGGGTGTGGAGGagctggtgatggaggaggacgaCGTGACGGAGGACATGTGGGAGAGGCCCTACACCGAGCTGCTAGGCGACACGCTGGGCTCCACCGCCCTCCAGAGGAGCCTCTCTGCACGGGTCAGGCGGAGGGAACGG GAACGGTCTCCGGAGCAGTTTGGGCCCCTGTTCCGCACCCTGCCCCCTGTCACCCTAGCCCCCCTCAACAGCAGCATCTCCCTACCCGTTCCCAGCCACACGCTGCCCCCCAGGCTGCAGCCCAGCGACCTGGAGAAGCACAACCAACTCAACCGCGGCCGTGCCAAGAAGAGCAGCCTCTCCACCAGATTAG GAAAGGTGAAAAAGGAGAAGTCCCAAGAAAAGGAAAGCTTGCCAGCAGAGACCAGTGAGGACACCGAAAGTGTTAAAGATTTGGGAGACACCACTGACATACTAAATGTG ACTCATATGATGCAGATGGACCCCAGTGATCAGTCACTCACACTGTCACCCATGCAGAAG AGGAAAGTTAAGCTTGTCAAAAGGCGTGGTAAGGCCTCCCCCCATGACCAAAGCGAGTCCAGTCCTGAGAGACGGGACGGCACGACCCCTAAACGAGCCCTATCCCGACAACTCCTTAAGACAGCCAGCTCCAGGTCTCTTCTGTCTGAGGGCTCGGGTGGGAAACCCTCACGGCACAAGGTCCCTCACACCCGCAGCAGTGAGAAGGAGAATGTCCTCCAGCCCTCTGTGGCACAGTATAGAACTGGAAAAGAAGTAGGCAGAGGTAAAAGACCAGAGCAGGTGGTCATGGGACAGAAGTCAGCATCTGAACTGCCTCGGTCTCCTGCTGCTGCACATGCAAAGCAAGCCAAGCTGCGGAGTCAGCTCCTGGAGATGGCCAAACTTGTAAGCTCTTCTTCAGCCAAGTCTATGGCTAGAGCAGCCAAAACAGGCAGAGATTTTAGCCAGGATAGCTATGAAGAGTCAGGAAGTCACGCCTCTGTGAAAGAACACGTAAAGCTTCCTAAAGATAAAAGTCAGTtagtgaagaaaaagaaaagcgcAGCTGAAGAACCCACCGGAAGATTCATCCGTGATCTGCTGCAATCAGACCCAGCTTATGTAAAGAGCAAATCATCTGAACTGAAAGAAACGCACAAAGCCAAGGACGCCCACAAAGCTAAAGACAAACCAAAGTCCAGGGACATACCCATAGATAAAGGCATGCCTAAAACAAAGGAAGTGCCTAAAATTTCAGTCATGAAAGCTAAATCAAGTACTGAGGGGGTCAAAGCCAAAGAGGCCAAAGAAGCGAAAAGCAAACCGCTCGTGGTTCAGAGTAAATCTGCCGAATCCAAGGCCAGGCAAGCTGAACTAATACCCAAAAGTCCCAAGAAGACCAAAGAGGATGCCAAAGGCGATGAATCACCCAGATTAAAGAGTAAACCCGATCAGCTGCAGATATCCTCACCGCTCTCCGAAAGTCCCAAAAGAGGACGCAAGACCAAGGCCGCCGAGAGCAAGGGTCCGTTGATGGTGGTTGAAGCTGTTGACGGAAGTGGCATGGAGAAGACCCAGTCTTCCCCTCATGGCAAGCCCAAACGATCTGGTCAACCTCGGCCGACACCTTCCCCGACCGGCACCCTGTCGGCAGTGTCCTCCTTCACCCAGGACCTGGACGTGGGGAccacagcagcagcggcggcagcggcCGGCCTGGCGGTGGGTGCAGCAGGCAGCCAGCTCCTGCGCTCCAGGCGTGGGGGCAgcccggcctcctcctcctcaacccagCACTCCCCTCAGAGGAGGCCCAGCAGGGAGAGGTTCACCAAGCAGAAGGCTGTCTCCTCGGCCTCCTCCagaagcgaggaggaggaggaggaggaggagggtcggGAGGAGTCCACGACCACGACGTCCAAGCGAGGGAGGAGGACAGCAGGtaggagcgaggaggaggagtccACCACCACTACGTCCAAACGAGGAAGGGGTAGGACAGCAGGTAGGAGCGAGGAGGAAGACGAGTCAACCACGACTACATCCAGACGAGCGAGGGGGAAGACTGTTAAGAGCGAGGAGGAAGACGAGTCGACCACGACTACATCCAAGCCAGGGAGAAGGACCGCAGTTAGCGTGAACACCAAGGACAAGAGGAAGACAAAGGGGAGCAGCAggcaggatgaggatgaggatgaagatgaggatgattcgaCACACGTGTCGAAGAAGCGCGTTAAGGCAGCCAGGAGCAGAAGGGACGAAAGCCAGGATGAGACGGAGAGGACGAGGAGCGACCGAACAGAGAGCCAGACTCGTGTCGCTGtgtcagatgatgatgatgaagatgatgatgatgatgatgctaccTTGGGAGATGTGACAGacgcagaggaagaagaggaggaaggaagtaGAAGCGCCACGGCGAGccaagagggggagggagagactgCCACTGAGGAGAAGAGCGAGAGCGCATCGGCACAGGacgatgaagaagaggaagatgagaaatCGGAGAGTgatgaggtagagggagaggaagatgaaggtgaCGACAGTAagaatgatgatgaggaggaggaggaagagggagaagagactaGTAGTAAGCTAagtgagagtgaggaggagagcaaaAGCCAATCAGCCAGTGAGACAGGAAGCCAGGAAGACAAATCAGGCTCTGAGGAAGCGGAGGAAGAATCgcaaaatgaggaggaggaagatgaggaaggggaggaagcgACATCAGAAGCGGAGagcgaaggggaggaggaaggttCAGAGGCCAGTGAGAgtgaagcagagggagagagtggagaggaagaagaagatgaggaggaggatgaagaagggaGCAGTGCACAGGAGGAccagagtgaggaagaggaggatgaagatgacagTGAGGATAAGGAAAGtgaagctgaggaggaggaggaggaggaggaggctgagagtgaggctgaggaagaggaggaggaggaaggagaggatgaagatgagggtgaagaagaggaggaagaagaaagtggagaagaagaagaggaggaggagggggaggaggaagaaaatgaTAAAGACAGCAGCACTGCAGCttctgatgaagaggaggaggaggaggaggaagaagaagaagaggaagaacaaCCAAAACCAAAAAAGACCA ATCTCAAAAGCAGCAGAAGACTACCAAATCTTCAAAAGCAGACACCAAAGCCGGAGCAAAACAGACCAGGACCAGGCTGCCCACCTCTTCAGCTAAGG GAGCAGGCCGCTGAGGCATCTCAGGAGGAGATCTGTGAGGTAGAGGAGATAAAtcaagaggatgatgaggaggaggaggaggaggaggaggaggaggaggaagacgaccaAGAAAAGGAAGACCAAGAAGATGAGGGGGTTGAGGAAATGGAGGGCAGtcaggacgaggaagaggaggaagaggaacatgAAAAAGAGGGGGAGGTCAAAGAGGAGTCGAACACGAATGCAGAGTCACATGACGACGCAGATCCAGGCTCATCCCATGACGTCTCAGCACCTCAG GAAGAGGTGGCCAAAGAGGAGACTGTCCCAGATGGTGCTCTTACAG agaaagtggaggaggaCAAAGGCGACCTACCATCTGAGACGGCAACAGATCCCGATGCCAGCAAAGAGACTGTGAAAGAGGAGAAACCAAAGGGCATATTTGGATCAAACAGAACG AGATCTCTGTTCAAGCGTCTGCCCTCCAGTAGaccatcacagcagcagcagcagcagtcagaggtgaaggtggagggaGGCTCGTCAgaggacaccaccaccaccacctcactggGGAACAAGACTGTAGAGGGCTCCTCGGTATCAGAGTCCAGTGCTGCAGACACGAGCCACAGCCTCAGTAGCGACACCCAGCCAGGGAAGAGGGGCCCTGCCGGGAGCCGCTCGCATTCAGCCACCTGCGCCCTCCTTTAA